The following proteins are co-located in the Vigna angularis cultivar LongXiaoDou No.4 chromosome 2, ASM1680809v1, whole genome shotgun sequence genome:
- the LOC108328246 gene encoding transcription repressor OFP13, translating into MGKKMKLPSLLHNKNSHPKPSSTSWPWPSCHQPRTLSFRDQNDVAFKTINPAYFDMPESSHSFFTVSPDSGSFSTASEEDSRRPDSLETLIRPLPSDRLFFHPDQTSSILESKAGTSTPTPTPTQTQTTTTPTTTLPFKDSVVMSVESQDPYVDFLRSMEEMVEAQCVKDFDGLQELLCWYLKVNGKSNHGYIVGAFIDLLVAFSDINSHSPSSPLSFYSSSLSSSCSTHCVSCLEAEDEVDTATPNSSFLLEQVREDQSSSSSSSLN; encoded by the coding sequence ATGGGCAAGAAAATGAAGCTTCCTTCCCTTCTCCACAACAAGAACTCACACCCCAaaccttcttccacttcctggCCATGGCCCTCTTGCCACCAACCTCGAACCCTCTCTTTTCGAGACCAAAACGATGTCGCTTTCAAAACCATCAACCCAGCCTACTTCGACATGCCCGAGAGCTCCCACTCCTTCTTCACTGTCTCTCCTGACTCTGGAAGCTTCTCTACCGCTTCAGAAGAAGATTCTAGAAGACCGGATTCCCTTGAGACCCTCATTCGCCCCTTGCCTTCCGACCGTTTGTTCTTCCACCCCGACCAGACAAGCTCCATATTAGAGTCCAAAGCAGGAACAtcaacaccaacaccaacaccaacacaaacacaaacaactaCAACACCAACAACAACGTTGCCCTTCAAAGACAGCGTGGTTATGTCTGTGGAGTCTCAGGACCCTTACGTGGACTTCCTCAGGTCCATGGAAGAGATGGTGGAAGCCCAGTGCGTTAAAGACTTTGATGGTCTCCAAGAGCTTTTATGTTGGTATTTGAAAGTCAATGGAAAAAGCAACCATGGTTATATTGTTGGTGCTTTCATTGATCTATTGGTGGCTTTTTCTGATATAAACTCTcattctccttcttccccttTGTCATTCTACagctcttctctttcttcctcttgcAGCACTCACTGTGTTTCATGTTTGGAAGCTGAGGACGAGGTTGATACAGCTACCCCTAATTCTTCTTTCTTGTTAGAACAAGTTAGGGAAGACcagtcttcatcttcttcatcctctttgAATTAA
- the LOC108328376 gene encoding transcription repressor OFP6 codes for MSASRKKLLLNTVSVKLGCGTCRGPKLYRIFHPKPKPKKLPSYQNHKNHYNHFSSSSSSAQWADSTNTTPTNTNTNTTFSPYVDSSHFSDSDVKAARTMGGLGRAGKEGVAVEKDSDDPYLDFRHSMLQMILENEIYSKQDLRDLLSCFLQLNSPHHHGVIVRAFTEIWNGVFSGRPNSHINRKPRQF; via the coding sequence ATGTCTGCCTCCAGAAAGAAGCTTCTTCTCAACACAGTGTCCGTGAAACTTGGCTGCGGCACCTGCAGAGGGCCAAAACTCTATCGCATATTCCATCCAAAGCCTAAACCCAAGAAGCTCCCCTCTTACCAAAACCACAAAAACCACTACAACcatttctcttcttcctcttcttcagcCCAATGGGCTGACAGCACCAACACCACCCCcaccaacaccaacaccaacaccaCATTCTCTCCCTACGTTGATTCCTCCCACTTTTCTGACTCCGACGTCAAGGCTGCAAGAACAATGGGGGGTTTGGGAAGAGCTGGCAAAGAAGGGGTGGCGGTGGAGAAAGACTCCGATGACCCTTATCTTGACTTCAGACATTCCATGCTGCAAATGATATTGGAGAACGAGATATACTCCAAGCAAGATCTCAGAGACCTTCTCAGTTGCTTCCTTCAGCTCAATTCACCGCACCATCATGGCGTTATAGTCAGGGCTTTCACTGAGATCTGGAATGGCGTCTTCTCTGGCAGACCCAATTCACACATCAACCGTAAGCCACGTCAGTTCTAA
- the LOC108327031 gene encoding uncharacterized protein LOC108327031 isoform X2, with the protein MFPGLGGWTARSFAHSVLLPSLASSRTRFRAKCLVNCSMTVNDNLLSKPIRRANFRLCNVSGYISEVLEIRAEAPKLHVLLVPGNPGVVLFYKDFVEFLYELLEGTASVTAIGHVSHSRKDLEHGRMFSLQEQIDHKIDFIIQELQNIEIPILLVGHSIGSYISIEMFKKSPEKVKYCIGLYPFLTLNPQSTKQLLIGKIAKSQVLAAALSYLIASLGWLPVQALRFVVRKSLGKSWSVNAVDAACSHLSQYHTMRNVLYMAMTEFRKLSEAPDWTFMKERKAQLTFLFGIDDHWGPLDLLEEISKQVPGVAVSIERENHTHGFCCTEAGSLWVAQHVANCIKKQTACTNQ; encoded by the exons ATGTTTCCTGGCCTCGGGGGTTGGACTGCTCGATCTTTCGCTCACTCTGTGCTGTTGCCTTCCCTCGCTTCCTCCAG GACAAGGTTTAGAGCCAAGTGTTTGGTTAATTGCAGCATGACGGTGAACGATAACTTGCTTTCCAAACCTATAAGGCGTGCTAATTTTCGATTATGCAATGTTTCAGG TTACATTTCTGAAGTATTGGAGATTCGGGCTGAGGCTCCTAAACTGCATGTTCTGCTTGTTCCTGGAAACCCAG GTGTTGTTTTATTCTACAAGGACTTTGTGGAATTTCTATATGAGCTGCTGGAGGGAACTGCGTCTGTGACTG CTATCGGCCATGTTTCTCACTCAAGAAAG GACTTGGAACATGGACGCATGTTTTCTTTACAAGAACAAATTGATCACAAG ATTGACTTCATCATACAGGAGTTGCAAAATATTGAGATTCCTATATTACTG GTTGGGCACTCTATTGGTTCATACATATCTATTGAAATGTTCAAGAAGTCTCCAGAGAAG GTGAAATATTGTATTGGACTTTATCCATTTTTGACGTTAAATCCGCAATCAACAAAACAGTTGTTAATTGGAAAAATTGCAAA ATCCCAAGTTCTAGCTGCTGCTCTTAGTTACCTGATAGCATCATTAGGATGGCTACCTGTCCAAGCTTTAAGGTTCGTGGTCAGAAAATCCCTTGGGAAGTCATGGTCAGTCAATGCAGTTGATGCTGCTTGCTCTCACTTGTCACAG TACCATACTATGCGGAATGTTCTGTATATGGCCATGACAGAATTCAGAAAG CTTTCAGAGGCACCAGATTGGACATTTATGAAAGAAAGGAAGGCTCAATTGACGTTTTTATTTGGTATCGACGACCACTGGGGCCCACTTGATTTGCTTGAAGAG ATTTCAAAGCAGGTTCCCGGTGTTGCCGTATCTATTGAACGAGAAAACCACACCCATGGTTTCTGTTGCACAGAGGCCGGCTCATTATGGGTTGCTCAGCATGTGGCAAACTGTATCAAGAAGCAGACAGCTTGTACAAACCAATGA
- the LOC108327031 gene encoding uncharacterized protein LOC108327031 isoform X3 translates to MFPGLGGWTARSFAHSVLLPSLASSRTRFRAKCLVNCSMTVNDNLLSKPIRRANFRLCNVSGYISEVLEIRAEAPKLHVLLVPGNPGVVLFYKDFVEFLYELLEGTASVTAAIGHVSHSRKDLEHGRMFSLQEQIDHKIDFIIQELQNIEIPILLVGHSIGSYISIEMFKKSPEKVKYCIGLYPFLTLNPQSTKQLLIGKIAKSQVLAAALSYLIASLGWLPVQALRFVVRKSLGKSWSVNAVDAACSHLSQLSEAPDWTFMKERKAQLTFLFGIDDHWGPLDLLEEISKQVPGVAVSIERENHTHGFCCTEAGSLWVAQHVANCIKKQTACTNQ, encoded by the exons ATGTTTCCTGGCCTCGGGGGTTGGACTGCTCGATCTTTCGCTCACTCTGTGCTGTTGCCTTCCCTCGCTTCCTCCAG GACAAGGTTTAGAGCCAAGTGTTTGGTTAATTGCAGCATGACGGTGAACGATAACTTGCTTTCCAAACCTATAAGGCGTGCTAATTTTCGATTATGCAATGTTTCAGG TTACATTTCTGAAGTATTGGAGATTCGGGCTGAGGCTCCTAAACTGCATGTTCTGCTTGTTCCTGGAAACCCAG GTGTTGTTTTATTCTACAAGGACTTTGTGGAATTTCTATATGAGCTGCTGGAGGGAACTGCGTCTGTGACTG CAGCTATCGGCCATGTTTCTCACTCAAGAAAG GACTTGGAACATGGACGCATGTTTTCTTTACAAGAACAAATTGATCACAAG ATTGACTTCATCATACAGGAGTTGCAAAATATTGAGATTCCTATATTACTG GTTGGGCACTCTATTGGTTCATACATATCTATTGAAATGTTCAAGAAGTCTCCAGAGAAG GTGAAATATTGTATTGGACTTTATCCATTTTTGACGTTAAATCCGCAATCAACAAAACAGTTGTTAATTGGAAAAATTGCAAA ATCCCAAGTTCTAGCTGCTGCTCTTAGTTACCTGATAGCATCATTAGGATGGCTACCTGTCCAAGCTTTAAGGTTCGTGGTCAGAAAATCCCTTGGGAAGTCATGGTCAGTCAATGCAGTTGATGCTGCTTGCTCTCACTTGTCACAG CTTTCAGAGGCACCAGATTGGACATTTATGAAAGAAAGGAAGGCTCAATTGACGTTTTTATTTGGTATCGACGACCACTGGGGCCCACTTGATTTGCTTGAAGAG ATTTCAAAGCAGGTTCCCGGTGTTGCCGTATCTATTGAACGAGAAAACCACACCCATGGTTTCTGTTGCACAGAGGCCGGCTCATTATGGGTTGCTCAGCATGTGGCAAACTGTATCAAGAAGCAGACAGCTTGTACAAACCAATGA
- the LOC108327031 gene encoding uncharacterized protein LOC108327031 isoform X1 produces the protein MFPGLGGWTARSFAHSVLLPSLASSRTRFRAKCLVNCSMTVNDNLLSKPIRRANFRLCNVSGYISEVLEIRAEAPKLHVLLVPGNPGVVLFYKDFVEFLYELLEGTASVTAAIGHVSHSRKDLEHGRMFSLQEQIDHKIDFIIQELQNIEIPILLVGHSIGSYISIEMFKKSPEKVKYCIGLYPFLTLNPQSTKQLLIGKIAKSQVLAAALSYLIASLGWLPVQALRFVVRKSLGKSWSVNAVDAACSHLSQYHTMRNVLYMAMTEFRKLSEAPDWTFMKERKAQLTFLFGIDDHWGPLDLLEEISKQVPGVAVSIERENHTHGFCCTEAGSLWVAQHVANCIKKQTACTNQ, from the exons ATGTTTCCTGGCCTCGGGGGTTGGACTGCTCGATCTTTCGCTCACTCTGTGCTGTTGCCTTCCCTCGCTTCCTCCAG GACAAGGTTTAGAGCCAAGTGTTTGGTTAATTGCAGCATGACGGTGAACGATAACTTGCTTTCCAAACCTATAAGGCGTGCTAATTTTCGATTATGCAATGTTTCAGG TTACATTTCTGAAGTATTGGAGATTCGGGCTGAGGCTCCTAAACTGCATGTTCTGCTTGTTCCTGGAAACCCAG GTGTTGTTTTATTCTACAAGGACTTTGTGGAATTTCTATATGAGCTGCTGGAGGGAACTGCGTCTGTGACTG CAGCTATCGGCCATGTTTCTCACTCAAGAAAG GACTTGGAACATGGACGCATGTTTTCTTTACAAGAACAAATTGATCACAAG ATTGACTTCATCATACAGGAGTTGCAAAATATTGAGATTCCTATATTACTG GTTGGGCACTCTATTGGTTCATACATATCTATTGAAATGTTCAAGAAGTCTCCAGAGAAG GTGAAATATTGTATTGGACTTTATCCATTTTTGACGTTAAATCCGCAATCAACAAAACAGTTGTTAATTGGAAAAATTGCAAA ATCCCAAGTTCTAGCTGCTGCTCTTAGTTACCTGATAGCATCATTAGGATGGCTACCTGTCCAAGCTTTAAGGTTCGTGGTCAGAAAATCCCTTGGGAAGTCATGGTCAGTCAATGCAGTTGATGCTGCTTGCTCTCACTTGTCACAG TACCATACTATGCGGAATGTTCTGTATATGGCCATGACAGAATTCAGAAAG CTTTCAGAGGCACCAGATTGGACATTTATGAAAGAAAGGAAGGCTCAATTGACGTTTTTATTTGGTATCGACGACCACTGGGGCCCACTTGATTTGCTTGAAGAG ATTTCAAAGCAGGTTCCCGGTGTTGCCGTATCTATTGAACGAGAAAACCACACCCATGGTTTCTGTTGCACAGAGGCCGGCTCATTATGGGTTGCTCAGCATGTGGCAAACTGTATCAAGAAGCAGACAGCTTGTACAAACCAATGA
- the LOC108327031 gene encoding uncharacterized protein LOC108327031 isoform X5, whose product MTRFRAKCLVNCSMTVNDNLLSKPIRRANFRLCNVSGYISEVLEIRAEAPKLHVLLVPGNPGVVLFYKDFVEFLYELLEGTASVTAAIGHVSHSRKDLEHGRMFSLQEQIDHKIDFIIQELQNIEIPILLVGHSIGSYISIEMFKKSPEKVKYCIGLYPFLTLNPQSTKQLLIGKIAKSQVLAAALSYLIASLGWLPVQALRFVVRKSLGKSWSVNAVDAACSHLSQYHTMRNVLYMAMTEFRKLSEAPDWTFMKERKAQLTFLFGIDDHWGPLDLLEEISKQVPGVAVSIERENHTHGFCCTEAGSLWVAQHVANCIKKQTACTNQ is encoded by the exons AT GACAAGGTTTAGAGCCAAGTGTTTGGTTAATTGCAGCATGACGGTGAACGATAACTTGCTTTCCAAACCTATAAGGCGTGCTAATTTTCGATTATGCAATGTTTCAGG TTACATTTCTGAAGTATTGGAGATTCGGGCTGAGGCTCCTAAACTGCATGTTCTGCTTGTTCCTGGAAACCCAG GTGTTGTTTTATTCTACAAGGACTTTGTGGAATTTCTATATGAGCTGCTGGAGGGAACTGCGTCTGTGACTG CAGCTATCGGCCATGTTTCTCACTCAAGAAAG GACTTGGAACATGGACGCATGTTTTCTTTACAAGAACAAATTGATCACAAG ATTGACTTCATCATACAGGAGTTGCAAAATATTGAGATTCCTATATTACTG GTTGGGCACTCTATTGGTTCATACATATCTATTGAAATGTTCAAGAAGTCTCCAGAGAAG GTGAAATATTGTATTGGACTTTATCCATTTTTGACGTTAAATCCGCAATCAACAAAACAGTTGTTAATTGGAAAAATTGCAAA ATCCCAAGTTCTAGCTGCTGCTCTTAGTTACCTGATAGCATCATTAGGATGGCTACCTGTCCAAGCTTTAAGGTTCGTGGTCAGAAAATCCCTTGGGAAGTCATGGTCAGTCAATGCAGTTGATGCTGCTTGCTCTCACTTGTCACAG TACCATACTATGCGGAATGTTCTGTATATGGCCATGACAGAATTCAGAAAG CTTTCAGAGGCACCAGATTGGACATTTATGAAAGAAAGGAAGGCTCAATTGACGTTTTTATTTGGTATCGACGACCACTGGGGCCCACTTGATTTGCTTGAAGAG ATTTCAAAGCAGGTTCCCGGTGTTGCCGTATCTATTGAACGAGAAAACCACACCCATGGTTTCTGTTGCACAGAGGCCGGCTCATTATGGGTTGCTCAGCATGTGGCAAACTGTATCAAGAAGCAGACAGCTTGTACAAACCAATGA
- the LOC108327031 gene encoding uncharacterized protein LOC108327031 isoform X4, with amino-acid sequence MFPGLGGWTARSFAHSVLLPSLASSRTRFRAKCLVNCSMTVNDNLLSKPIRRANFRLCNVSGYISEVLEIRAEAPKLHVLLVPGNPGVVLFYKDFVEFLYELLEGTASVTAIGHVSHSRKDLEHGRMFSLQEQIDHKIDFIIQELQNIEIPILLVGHSIGSYISIEMFKKSPEKVKYCIGLYPFLTLNPQSTKQLLIGKIAKSQVLAAALSYLIASLGWLPVQALRFVVRKSLGKSWSVNAVDAACSHLSQLSEAPDWTFMKERKAQLTFLFGIDDHWGPLDLLEEISKQVPGVAVSIERENHTHGFCCTEAGSLWVAQHVANCIKKQTACTNQ; translated from the exons ATGTTTCCTGGCCTCGGGGGTTGGACTGCTCGATCTTTCGCTCACTCTGTGCTGTTGCCTTCCCTCGCTTCCTCCAG GACAAGGTTTAGAGCCAAGTGTTTGGTTAATTGCAGCATGACGGTGAACGATAACTTGCTTTCCAAACCTATAAGGCGTGCTAATTTTCGATTATGCAATGTTTCAGG TTACATTTCTGAAGTATTGGAGATTCGGGCTGAGGCTCCTAAACTGCATGTTCTGCTTGTTCCTGGAAACCCAG GTGTTGTTTTATTCTACAAGGACTTTGTGGAATTTCTATATGAGCTGCTGGAGGGAACTGCGTCTGTGACTG CTATCGGCCATGTTTCTCACTCAAGAAAG GACTTGGAACATGGACGCATGTTTTCTTTACAAGAACAAATTGATCACAAG ATTGACTTCATCATACAGGAGTTGCAAAATATTGAGATTCCTATATTACTG GTTGGGCACTCTATTGGTTCATACATATCTATTGAAATGTTCAAGAAGTCTCCAGAGAAG GTGAAATATTGTATTGGACTTTATCCATTTTTGACGTTAAATCCGCAATCAACAAAACAGTTGTTAATTGGAAAAATTGCAAA ATCCCAAGTTCTAGCTGCTGCTCTTAGTTACCTGATAGCATCATTAGGATGGCTACCTGTCCAAGCTTTAAGGTTCGTGGTCAGAAAATCCCTTGGGAAGTCATGGTCAGTCAATGCAGTTGATGCTGCTTGCTCTCACTTGTCACAG CTTTCAGAGGCACCAGATTGGACATTTATGAAAGAAAGGAAGGCTCAATTGACGTTTTTATTTGGTATCGACGACCACTGGGGCCCACTTGATTTGCTTGAAGAG ATTTCAAAGCAGGTTCCCGGTGTTGCCGTATCTATTGAACGAGAAAACCACACCCATGGTTTCTGTTGCACAGAGGCCGGCTCATTATGGGTTGCTCAGCATGTGGCAAACTGTATCAAGAAGCAGACAGCTTGTACAAACCAATGA